The following proteins come from a genomic window of Bradyrhizobium paxllaeri:
- a CDS encoding branched-chain amino acid ABC transporter permease: protein MTEVQADQGAHALDAADVRAKPRRNRDVLIALAAFVILALLPMVFSSKFLLDFVIRCAAYGLFATSLNLLVGYTGLTSFGHGMFFGLGAYGFGLMMQKTGVSVPVAFVATLAITFVTAFVIGAICVRLKEIYFAFVTLAFQMLIHSTILSWVSLTGGDQGLRGGIPRPPFWGIDLSNHLHLYVTSCALLVIGLFLMHQIAQSPFGYTLRMIRDNATRASFIGIDVWRAKLTIFVLAALFASTGGVIMALFVSGAYPEFAYWTISGEGIFINMLGGVTTFLGPMVGTVLLLILNDTVTRLTEYHGLVLGIVILFFAIGLRKGLMDFVIEWYAQRRDDRGK from the coding sequence ATGACCGAGGTGCAGGCCGATCAGGGCGCGCATGCACTTGACGCCGCTGATGTCCGGGCAAAGCCGCGGCGTAATCGTGATGTTCTGATCGCGTTGGCGGCCTTTGTCATTCTTGCGCTGTTGCCGATGGTTTTCAGCAGCAAGTTTTTGCTCGACTTTGTGATCCGCTGCGCGGCCTACGGGCTGTTCGCGACGTCCCTCAACCTTCTGGTCGGTTACACCGGGCTGACTTCATTCGGCCATGGCATGTTCTTTGGCCTCGGTGCCTATGGCTTCGGGCTGATGATGCAGAAGACCGGCGTTTCCGTCCCGGTGGCATTCGTTGCCACGCTCGCAATCACGTTTGTCACAGCCTTCGTCATTGGCGCCATCTGCGTGCGGCTGAAGGAAATCTATTTCGCCTTCGTGACGCTGGCGTTTCAAATGTTGATCCACTCGACCATCCTTTCCTGGGTATCCCTGACCGGCGGCGATCAGGGATTGCGCGGCGGCATTCCGCGGCCGCCATTTTGGGGCATTGACCTGTCGAACCATCTGCATCTCTACGTTACGAGCTGCGCGCTACTGGTGATCGGACTGTTCCTGATGCATCAGATCGCGCAGTCGCCATTCGGCTATACGTTACGCATGATCCGCGACAACGCCACGCGTGCGAGCTTCATTGGTATCGATGTCTGGCGCGCCAAGTTGACGATCTTTGTGCTCGCGGCGCTGTTCGCCTCGACCGGCGGGGTCATCATGGCGCTGTTCGTCTCGGGGGCCTATCCGGAATTCGCCTATTGGACCATTTCGGGCGAGGGCATCTTCATCAACATGCTTGGCGGCGTGACCACGTTCCTTGGGCCGATGGTCGGCACCGTGCTGCTGCTGATCCTCAACGACACCGTCACCCGGCTGACTGAATATCACGGGCTCGTGCTGGGTATCGTGATCCTGTTCTTCGCGATCGGCCTGCGGAAGGGTCTGATGGATTTCGTCATCGAATGGTACGCGCAGCGCCGCGATGATCGCGGGAAGTAG
- a CDS encoding CaiB/BaiF CoA transferase family protein — protein sequence MAIERKLSPTHEAPYRGLRVLDFGQGIASPYCAMLLGVYGADVIKVEPPEGDWSRFLGTTYGSHTTLSAVYNRGKRSLCLDMKHKDGVAVARKLARDCDVLIEGFRPGVAARLGIGYDELSRDNRGLIYLSVSAFGQSGPYSKRPGSDSVAQAFSGFVSINVGNDGTPHRAGTTISDVVTGVYAFQAIATTLFARATVGTGRWIDVNLCQSTSALLGHKVAEHILEGGAPRALNVPAGSYQTADGWMMVTLVNEPQYKRLCAAIGRDDLASDPRFADFARRADAVDALIPQLREVFLTQPTDSWLSRLHAADLIAERILDPGEWLRNVHVEATRAAVCQDTPGVGPVYSPRTPGIASFSEDDLRPAPDIGQDSYEVLLEAGFERGAIDDLVKAGAVRQAKGGKA from the coding sequence ATGGCCATTGAACGCAAGCTATCGCCGACGCATGAGGCGCCGTATCGCGGCCTGCGTGTGCTGGATTTCGGGCAGGGCATCGCCTCGCCCTATTGCGCGATGCTGCTCGGCGTGTACGGGGCCGACGTCATCAAGGTCGAGCCGCCGGAGGGCGACTGGTCGCGGTTTCTCGGCACGACGTATGGAAGTCATACCACGCTGTCGGCCGTCTATAACCGCGGCAAGCGCAGCCTTTGCCTCGACATGAAGCACAAGGATGGGGTCGCGGTTGCTCGGAAGCTGGCGAGGGACTGCGACGTGCTGATCGAAGGCTTCCGGCCGGGCGTCGCCGCGCGGCTCGGGATCGGTTACGATGAATTGTCGCGCGACAATCGTGGTCTGATCTATCTCTCGGTCAGCGCCTTCGGGCAGAGTGGTCCCTATTCGAAACGGCCGGGCTCTGATTCCGTGGCACAGGCGTTCTCCGGTTTTGTGTCGATCAATGTCGGCAATGATGGCACTCCACATCGGGCCGGCACCACGATCTCCGATGTCGTGACCGGTGTCTATGCCTTTCAGGCCATCGCCACGACGCTGTTCGCGCGTGCGACCGTCGGCACTGGCCGCTGGATCGACGTCAATCTTTGCCAATCTACTTCCGCGCTGCTTGGCCACAAGGTCGCCGAACATATTCTGGAGGGCGGTGCGCCGCGTGCGCTGAACGTTCCAGCGGGCTCCTATCAGACAGCGGACGGCTGGATGATGGTCACGCTGGTGAACGAGCCGCAATACAAGCGGCTGTGCGCGGCAATCGGGCGCGATGACCTCGCCAGCGATCCGCGCTTTGCCGACTTTGCGCGACGTGCTGACGCCGTAGATGCGCTGATCCCGCAATTGCGGGAGGTGTTTCTGACGCAGCCGACGGATAGCTGGCTGTCGCGTCTGCACGCCGCCGATCTTATTGCGGAACGGATACTCGATCCCGGGGAATGGCTGCGCAACGTTCATGTCGAGGCGACACGGGCTGCGGTATGTCAGGACACGCCGGGCGTCGGGCCGGTGTACTCACCGCGAACGCCGGGTATTGCGAGCTTTTCGGAGGATGACTTGCGTCCCGCACCTGATATAGGCCAGGACAGTTACGAGGTGCTGCTCGAAGCTGGTTTCGAGCGCGGCGCCATCGACGATCTGGTCAAGGCCGGCGCAGTGCGCCAGGCCAAGGGAGGCAAGGCATGA
- a CDS encoding branched-chain amino acid ABC transporter permease, translated as MDLDALTGCLASSACLVTQTTSGFIIGMLLFLVAVGLTLIFGVLKVVNFSHGAFYMFGAYFAMTAYQLTGSFALAMLCGAAGTAILGLVFERGFMSRVYGADVLMQLLVCYAFVLIFDDVVRMIWGPEFKSMGMPAAFQVAPLFIAGGVVPPYYLLLIGVALAAAAVLGLGLARTRIGKVIRAAAHNPGMVSALGINTGLIYGGVFALGGMLAGLAGALAAPVRSLTPGMGFSVLIESFIVTVIGGMGSILGALIGALLIGMIRSFGSLGFPLFTEGLMYLFMVIVLVSRPTGLFGKEVA; from the coding sequence TTGGACCTCGACGCGCTTACCGGCTGTCTCGCCAGCTCCGCCTGTCTGGTGACGCAAACCACCAGTGGCTTCATCATCGGCATGTTGCTGTTTCTCGTCGCCGTCGGGCTGACGCTAATCTTCGGCGTGCTCAAGGTCGTCAATTTCAGCCACGGCGCCTTCTATATGTTCGGCGCCTATTTCGCGATGACGGCCTATCAACTCACCGGCAGCTTTGCGCTGGCGATGCTGTGCGGCGCGGCCGGCACCGCCATTCTTGGCCTCGTCTTCGAACGCGGTTTCATGAGCCGCGTCTACGGCGCCGATGTGCTGATGCAACTCCTCGTCTGCTACGCCTTCGTGCTGATCTTCGATGACGTCGTGCGGATGATCTGGGGCCCCGAATTCAAATCGATGGGCATGCCGGCGGCGTTCCAGGTGGCGCCGCTGTTCATCGCGGGCGGGGTGGTGCCGCCATATTATCTGTTGCTGATCGGTGTCGCGCTGGCGGCTGCGGCGGTGCTCGGGCTCGGATTGGCGCGTACGAGAATTGGCAAGGTGATCCGGGCGGCCGCGCATAATCCGGGCATGGTGTCCGCGCTCGGCATCAACACCGGTTTGATCTATGGCGGCGTGTTCGCGCTCGGCGGGATGCTGGCGGGCCTCGCCGGGGCGCTTGCCGCGCCGGTGCGGTCGCTTACGCCGGGCATGGGATTTTCGGTGCTGATCGAATCCTTCATCGTCACCGTGATCGGCGGCATGGGCTCGATCCTGGGCGCGCTGATCGGGGCGCTGCTGATCGGCATGATCCGCTCGTTCGGATCGCTCGGCTTTCCCCTGTTCACGGAAGGGCTGATGTATCTGTTCATGGTGATCGTCCTGGTGTCGCGGCCGACGGGCCTGTTCGGCAAGGAGGTCGCATGA
- a CDS encoding ABC transporter ATP-binding protein has product MLEIRALSKSFGGVKATDNVTLDFADGSLTAVIGPNGAGKSTFFNLITGALTPDAGQILLNGVDLAGRTPPEIVRHGIGRAFQVASIFPSLTVQETMLAAVCADQRKASVLHRRFPLAETRDRAEHAMELLGLASKRNRTAATLSHGDQKLLDIALALVLDPEVLLLDEPTAGMGTEERWRMIDKVRELWEKQKITVVFIEHDMDIVFKIAPEIVVLCYGRILATGTPDAIRRNEAVIEAYLGTEHHAGADV; this is encoded by the coding sequence ATGCTGGAGATACGCGCCCTTTCCAAATCGTTCGGCGGCGTCAAGGCGACGGACAATGTCACGCTCGACTTTGCCGACGGTTCGCTCACCGCCGTGATCGGCCCCAATGGCGCCGGCAAGAGCACGTTCTTCAATCTGATCACGGGCGCGCTGACGCCGGATGCCGGCCAGATCCTGCTCAACGGCGTCGATCTGGCCGGGCGCACGCCGCCGGAGATCGTGCGCCACGGCATCGGCCGCGCGTTCCAGGTCGCGAGCATCTTTCCGTCGCTGACGGTGCAGGAGACGATGCTGGCGGCGGTGTGTGCCGATCAGCGCAAGGCGAGCGTCCTGCACCGTCGCTTTCCCCTGGCCGAGACGCGTGATCGCGCCGAGCATGCGATGGAGCTGCTGGGTCTGGCCAGCAAGCGGAACCGGACTGCTGCGACGCTATCGCATGGCGATCAGAAGCTACTCGATATTGCGCTGGCGCTGGTGCTCGATCCCGAAGTGTTGCTGCTCGACGAGCCCACCGCCGGCATGGGCACCGAAGAGCGCTGGCGGATGATCGACAAGGTGAGGGAGCTCTGGGAGAAGCAGAAGATCACGGTTGTGTTCATCGAACACGACATGGATATCGTGTTCAAGATCGCGCCCGAGATCGTGGTGCTGTGCTACGGGCGCATTCTCGCAACCGGCACGCCGGATGCGATCCGGCGGAACGAAGCCGTGATCGAGGCCTATCTCGGCACCGAACATCACGCGGGGGCCGACGTATGA
- a CDS encoding TetR/AcrR family transcriptional regulator: protein MTQSQTSPSKVTKLNRVERNAWTKRKIFDAATKIVGKYGYAEASVARITEEAGVAQGTFYNHFENRQELLDQLLPKIGIDMVHFIRERTGTAHAARQEIERFSAFFDFIREVPEFLRILNEAEYFAPIGYQKHLDNIATAYVRILRRARYAGAIIDYSDEEFEAIVHMLMGARGYLSRRYSYVGGNVTAAPEHVISAYQKLVTRGLFVPERKNGHDR, encoded by the coding sequence ATGACGCAATCGCAGACTTCACCGAGCAAGGTCACAAAACTCAACCGTGTCGAGCGCAACGCCTGGACCAAGCGCAAGATATTCGACGCCGCCACCAAGATCGTCGGCAAGTATGGTTACGCCGAAGCGTCCGTCGCCCGCATCACCGAGGAAGCCGGTGTGGCGCAGGGAACATTCTACAATCATTTCGAGAACCGTCAGGAACTGCTCGACCAATTGCTGCCGAAGATCGGCATCGACATGGTTCATTTCATCCGCGAGCGCACCGGCACGGCGCATGCCGCGCGACAGGAGATCGAGCGCTTCAGCGCCTTTTTCGACTTCATCCGCGAGGTACCGGAGTTTTTGCGCATCCTCAACGAAGCCGAATATTTTGCGCCGATCGGTTACCAGAAGCATCTGGACAATATCGCGACCGCCTATGTCCGCATTCTCCGGCGCGCCCGTTACGCCGGCGCGATCATCGACTATAGCGACGAGGAGTTCGAAGCCATCGTTCACATGCTGATGGGCGCGCGCGGCTACTTGAGCCGTCGCTACTCCTACGTTGGCGGAAACGTCACGGCAGCCCCTGAGCACGTCATCTCCGCCTACCAGAAACTGGTCACGCGCGGTCTGTTCGTACCGGAGAGGAAGAATGGCCATGACCGCTGA
- a CDS encoding AMP-binding protein yields MINLSSFIAFHARRTPDRCALKYRGEDVSFAAFDDRIRRIGGWLAARGIGPGDVVAVLMKNSTAFLELVFATSHIGAVFLPINYRLSADEVGYIVGNSGARILIADEELAGIAAGGAPVVLLDEAAQSNATRLAPEIAPAPVHVKQPRDLMRLMYTSGTTDRPKGVMLTYENLYWKSADQTLVLGLNAETRLLVVGPLCHVGALDLPGIAVLWHGGMLSIHRNFEPEQALAAIEAEKLNAAWFAPVMTTAILTCPARDRYDVSSLRWAIGGGEKTPEVRIRAFSEYFKNARYIDAYGLTETCGGDTFMEAGREIEKIGSTGRAIAHVEIEIRDDAGNRLPSGVNGEICLRGPKVTQGYWKDPEKTAAAFFGDWFRTGDVGYLDEDGFLYLTDRKKDMIISGGENIASSEVERVIYELPQVREVAVIGLPDERWGERPVAVVVLGDGAALELSDLSDHCRARLAGFKVPKQLIIRDSLPRNPSGKVLKRVLRAELESHA; encoded by the coding sequence ATGATCAATCTTTCGAGCTTCATCGCATTTCACGCCCGGCGGACGCCGGACCGCTGTGCGCTGAAATATCGCGGCGAGGACGTCTCCTTTGCCGCGTTCGACGACCGCATCCGGCGGATCGGCGGCTGGCTCGCCGCGCGGGGCATTGGTCCCGGCGACGTCGTCGCGGTGCTGATGAAGAACAGCACGGCGTTTCTCGAGCTGGTGTTTGCGACCAGCCATATCGGCGCGGTGTTTCTGCCGATCAACTACCGCCTGTCCGCCGACGAGGTCGGTTACATCGTCGGCAATTCCGGCGCGCGTATCCTGATTGCGGATGAGGAGCTTGCGGGCATCGCAGCCGGCGGCGCGCCGGTGGTGCTGCTCGATGAAGCTGCGCAATCGAATGCAACACGTCTTGCGCCCGAGATTGCCCCTGCCCCTGTTCATGTGAAGCAGCCGCGCGACCTGATGCGGCTGATGTATACGTCAGGCACGACAGACCGCCCCAAGGGCGTGATGCTCACTTACGAGAACCTGTACTGGAAGTCGGCTGACCAGACGCTGGTGCTCGGATTGAATGCGGAAACGCGCTTGCTGGTGGTCGGCCCGCTCTGCCACGTCGGCGCGCTCGACCTGCCGGGAATTGCGGTGCTTTGGCATGGCGGCATGCTTTCCATCCACCGCAATTTTGAGCCCGAGCAGGCGCTCGCCGCGATCGAAGCGGAGAAACTCAACGCCGCATGGTTCGCGCCTGTCATGACGACCGCGATCCTCACCTGCCCGGCGCGAGACCGCTACGATGTATCGAGCCTGCGCTGGGCAATCGGCGGCGGCGAGAAGACGCCGGAAGTGCGCATCCGCGCCTTCTCCGAGTATTTCAAGAATGCCCGCTACATCGACGCCTACGGCCTGACGGAGACCTGCGGCGGCGACACCTTCATGGAAGCCGGCCGCGAGATCGAAAAAATCGGCTCGACCGGGCGCGCCATCGCCCATGTCGAGATCGAGATCCGCGACGATGCCGGCAACAGGCTGCCATCAGGTGTGAACGGCGAAATCTGTCTGCGCGGGCCCAAGGTCACGCAAGGCTATTGGAAAGATCCCGAAAAGACCGCGGCAGCCTTCTTCGGCGACTGGTTCCGCACCGGCGACGTCGGCTATCTCGACGAAGACGGCTTCCTCTATCTGACCGACCGCAAGAAGGACATGATCATCTCCGGCGGCGAGAACATCGCCTCCTCCGAAGTCGAGCGCGTCATCTACGAACTGCCGCAGGTGCGCGAAGTCGCTGTCATCGGCCTACCCGACGAGCGCTGGGGCGAAAGACCGGTGGCAGTGGTCGTGCTTGGAGATGGCGCCGCGCTGGAATTATCCGATCTCTCCGATCATTGCCGCGCGCGCCTCGCCGGCTTCAAGGTGCCGAAGCAACTCATCATCCGCGACAGCCTGCCGCGCAATCCTTCAGGCAAGGTTCTCAAGCGCGTGCTGCGCGCCGAACTGGAATCTCACGCATGA
- a CDS encoding ABC transporter substrate-binding protein, producing MTRTRKPGVSRRATLAMMGAGAVTFATPWVARAQAKTIKVGMPTILSGRVAQLGTSSRNGVTLEVEKVNAAGGLAGRQIEMVIRDSKGQPQEAARVARELVNTDGCEILIDAEASSGAFAVHEVARDLGVLCIHTNSETSSLTADPKQHIPNAFRTARQGVHDSIVGGSYAAAIAKAKGLKKWATCSPDYAYGRDTTGEYVTYLKRFAPDVEIISESWPKLFQPDYTEVVTKILQAKPQALYSCLWGGDLTSYIDQANIYALFSQMEVFAVNMADYTALTVVKNLPKGIHSGNRYIKTYPATPENAAWGDAYKAKYNEYPTNWSWENATAIMLLAEASKKANSADGKKIAEALRGLKIKSPFGADGTVTMRAEDQTLVGYAIGWGTTIPQEPYVPQVQAGDWKTVFELEAEWKKSKGYT from the coding sequence ATGACGAGAACCCGCAAACCGGGCGTAAGCCGACGTGCGACGTTGGCAATGATGGGCGCCGGTGCCGTAACGTTCGCGACGCCCTGGGTGGCGCGCGCGCAAGCCAAGACCATCAAGGTCGGCATGCCGACCATTCTCTCCGGACGCGTCGCGCAGCTTGGCACCTCCTCGCGCAACGGCGTGACGTTGGAAGTCGAGAAGGTCAATGCTGCCGGCGGTCTCGCAGGCCGACAGATCGAGATGGTGATCCGCGATTCCAAGGGGCAGCCGCAGGAAGCCGCCCGCGTCGCGCGCGAACTCGTCAATACCGACGGGTGCGAAATTCTGATCGACGCGGAGGCGTCGTCGGGCGCGTTCGCGGTGCATGAAGTGGCACGCGATCTCGGCGTGCTCTGCATTCACACCAATTCGGAAACGTCGTCGCTGACCGCCGATCCCAAGCAACACATTCCCAATGCGTTCCGCACCGCGCGGCAGGGCGTGCACGACTCGATCGTCGGAGGCAGCTACGCAGCGGCGATCGCGAAGGCGAAGGGACTGAAGAAATGGGCGACCTGTTCGCCCGATTACGCCTATGGTCGCGACACCACCGGCGAATATGTGACGTATCTGAAGCGCTTTGCGCCTGACGTCGAGATCATCAGCGAGTCCTGGCCAAAGCTGTTCCAGCCCGATTACACCGAGGTGGTGACAAAGATTCTGCAGGCCAAGCCGCAGGCGCTGTATTCCTGCCTCTGGGGCGGCGACCTGACGTCCTATATCGATCAGGCCAACATCTACGCGCTGTTCAGCCAGATGGAGGTGTTTGCGGTCAACATGGCCGACTACACCGCGCTAACCGTGGTGAAGAATCTGCCGAAGGGCATCCACTCCGGCAATCGCTACATCAAGACCTATCCGGCAACGCCGGAGAACGCCGCCTGGGGCGACGCCTACAAGGCGAAGTACAACGAATATCCCACCAACTGGTCGTGGGAGAATGCCACCGCCATCATGCTGCTGGCGGAAGCGTCGAAGAAGGCGAATTCGGCCGACGGCAAGAAGATTGCCGAGGCGTTGCGCGGCCTGAAAATCAAGTCGCCGTTCGGCGCCGACGGCACCGTCACCATGCGGGCCGAGGACCAGACGCTGGTCGGCTACGCGATCGGCTGGGGAACGACGATCCCGCAGGAGCCCTACGTGCCGCAGGTGCAGGCGGGCGACTGGAAGACGGTCTTCGAACTCGAAGCCGAGTGGAAGAAGAGCAAGGGTTACACCTGA
- a CDS encoding ABC transporter ATP-binding protein: MSTQPVVQVEDLDVYYGTSQILFGVGLSVRQGETMALLGRNGAGKSTTMKAIMGLAPARRGKVTLHGKVVSGLRPHHIARAGLGFVPEDRQIFPEHTVEDNLVIGAKKGPNGEDEWPIRRIYDVFPLLEPLRHRIAGRLSGGEQQMLAIARTLMGNPALLLLDEPSEGLAPIIVQRIGELLRQLRGTGATVLIAEQNMHFCLGLASHATVIDKGQIVYTSGIEELKANENIRQRYLAL; the protein is encoded by the coding sequence ATGAGCACGCAGCCGGTGGTGCAGGTCGAAGACCTCGACGTTTACTACGGCACCAGCCAAATATTGTTTGGCGTCGGCCTGTCGGTGCGGCAGGGCGAGACCATGGCGCTGCTCGGCCGCAACGGTGCTGGCAAGTCGACCACGATGAAAGCGATCATGGGTCTTGCGCCCGCCCGCCGAGGAAAGGTCACCCTGCACGGCAAAGTGGTATCCGGACTGCGACCGCATCACATCGCCCGCGCCGGTCTGGGCTTCGTGCCTGAAGATCGCCAGATCTTTCCTGAACACACGGTCGAGGACAATCTCGTCATCGGTGCCAAGAAGGGGCCCAATGGCGAGGACGAGTGGCCGATCCGGCGTATTTACGACGTGTTTCCGCTGCTGGAGCCGCTGCGTCACCGCATCGCGGGGCGGTTGTCGGGTGGCGAACAGCAGATGCTGGCCATTGCGCGCACGCTGATGGGGAATCCGGCGCTGCTGCTTCTGGATGAGCCGAGCGAGGGGCTGGCGCCGATTATCGTGCAGCGGATCGGTGAATTGCTGCGGCAGCTCCGCGGCACCGGCGCCACCGTGCTGATTGCCGAACAGAACATGCATTTTTGCCTTGGCCTTGCGAGCCACGCGACGGTTATCGACAAGGGCCAGATCGTCTACACATCCGGGATCGAAGAGCTGAAAGCCAACGAAAACATTCGTCAGCGCTATCTCGCGCTGTAG
- a CDS encoding flavin-containing monooxygenase translates to MNIELPRKKLDLSSAIAEGDIRVLLMVLVHMTGDERWLEPPYKPKRDVRLIPDPHAGVPEEIQAEIRAAVLKLFANGEPKPAITDPGNELMLKMMRATLGENVAPEYGPLMREEMGFIPREARWTKPPSNEKLAQQHVLIVGAGVCAIALGVALGRLRIPYTIVEKNDELGGTWYVNRYPGCGVDTPNHSYSFSFGKRNPWTRYFAQRQELLDYLKKVALEHGIRKHLRLNTELTSSRWDESKQRWISTLKTANGEETFESTTLVSAIGQLNDPHPAHFKGEENFKGVTLHSALWSDDIKLDGKRVAVIGTGATAMQLVPSIADRVASVTVYQRTAQWARPVAGYSDPITEGAQWLLAHLPFYVQWYRFNMFWRYGDGLLPFLRKDPAWPHPDRAVNKGNDRHREELTEFILSELKDRPDLIEKCVPTYPPYGKRILLDNNWFKTLTKPNVELVTDTIDHFAPDGIVAADGKLRPADIIVISTGFKVTEMAARLNITGRDGKNLKTAWANDNPTAYLGLTVPDFPNLFVMLGPNSGPAHGGSVIFQSECQSRYISACLVEMIEQGIAAIDVRQEAHDRYIEKVDAEHEQLIWTHPGMTTYYRNKQGRVFSAMPWRFVDYWAMTHDPDLRDYRHTEA, encoded by the coding sequence ATGAATATCGAGCTGCCGCGCAAGAAACTCGATCTGTCATCGGCCATCGCCGAAGGTGATATCCGCGTCCTTCTGATGGTTCTGGTGCACATGACCGGCGACGAACGCTGGCTGGAACCGCCCTACAAACCCAAGCGCGACGTCCGTCTGATTCCGGATCCGCACGCCGGTGTTCCGGAGGAGATCCAGGCTGAGATCCGCGCGGCCGTGCTGAAGCTGTTCGCAAACGGCGAACCGAAGCCGGCCATCACCGACCCTGGCAATGAACTGATGCTGAAGATGATGCGCGCGACGCTCGGCGAAAATGTAGCCCCGGAATACGGGCCGCTGATGCGCGAGGAAATGGGCTTCATCCCCCGCGAGGCGCGCTGGACCAAGCCACCATCGAACGAGAAGCTGGCGCAGCAGCATGTGCTGATCGTCGGCGCCGGCGTCTGCGCGATTGCGCTCGGTGTCGCGCTGGGACGGCTCCGCATTCCCTACACCATCGTCGAGAAGAACGACGAGCTCGGCGGCACCTGGTATGTCAACCGCTACCCCGGCTGCGGCGTCGATACGCCGAACCATTCCTATTCCTTTTCGTTCGGAAAACGGAACCCATGGACGCGCTATTTCGCGCAGCGCCAGGAATTGCTCGACTATCTGAAGAAGGTTGCGCTCGAACACGGCATCCGGAAGCATCTGCGCCTCAACACTGAACTGACATCGTCGCGCTGGGATGAAAGCAAACAGCGCTGGATTTCGACGCTCAAGACCGCCAACGGCGAAGAGACTTTTGAATCGACCACTTTGGTCAGCGCGATCGGCCAGCTCAACGACCCCCACCCAGCCCATTTCAAGGGCGAGGAAAATTTCAAGGGAGTGACGCTGCACTCCGCGCTGTGGTCCGACGACATCAAGCTCGACGGCAAGCGCGTCGCCGTGATCGGCACCGGCGCCACGGCCATGCAACTGGTCCCGTCGATCGCAGACCGCGTCGCGTCGGTCACCGTTTACCAGCGCACCGCACAGTGGGCGCGCCCGGTGGCGGGCTATTCCGATCCCATCACCGAGGGCGCGCAGTGGCTGCTCGCGCACCTGCCGTTTTATGTGCAGTGGTATCGCTTCAACATGTTCTGGCGCTATGGCGACGGCCTGCTGCCATTTCTGCGCAAGGACCCGGCGTGGCCGCATCCCGACCGCGCCGTCAACAAGGGCAACGACCGGCATCGCGAGGAATTGACCGAATTCATCCTGTCGGAGTTGAAGGATCGCCCGGACCTGATCGAGAAATGCGTGCCGACCTATCCGCCCTACGGCAAGCGCATCCTGCTCGACAACAACTGGTTCAAGACGCTGACGAAACCGAATGTCGAACTGGTCACCGATACGATCGACCATTTTGCGCCCGACGGCATCGTCGCAGCCGACGGCAAGTTGCGGCCCGCGGACATCATCGTCATCTCCACCGGCTTCAAGGTGACGGAGATGGCTGCCCGCCTCAACATCACGGGACGCGACGGCAAGAATCTCAAAACGGCCTGGGCCAACGACAACCCGACCGCCTATCTCGGGCTCACCGTGCCGGACTTTCCAAACCTCTTCGTGATGCTCGGTCCCAATTCAGGCCCCGCGCATGGCGGCAGTGTGATCTTCCAGTCGGAATGCCAGAGCCGCTACATCTCGGCCTGCCTCGTCGAAATGATCGAGCAAGGCATCGCTGCGATCGACGTTCGTCAGGAAGCGCACGATCGGTACATCGAGAAAGTAGATGCCGAGCATGAGCAATTGATCTGGACCCATCCCGGAATGACGACCTATTACCGCAACAAGCAAGGCCGGGTGTTCTCGGCGATGCCATGGCGTTTTGTGGACTACTGGGCAATGACCCACGATCCCGATTTACGCGATTACCGCCACACCGAGGCCTGA
- a CDS encoding SDR family NAD(P)-dependent oxidoreductase codes for MTAEGIVLVTGGSRGIGAATATLLAEQSRKVVIVDIAPEPLAGTQTILWPAPFDVAGESAVVSGIADIEAAHGPITGLVNAAGVFGKMHRIERVRMDQWDREVNIDLRGTFLVARSVGVKMAERRHGAIVNVASVAGMTSGPIHAYTAAKAGVIQITQTLAAEWGRSGVRVNAVSPGFTRTVALEAGIASGALNKKWLEGPTAMNRLVEPIEVAQAIAWLLSPMSSGVTGINLPVDAGYIAGTTWAAYGGLPEASGA; via the coding sequence ATGACCGCTGAAGGGATCGTGCTCGTCACCGGGGGCAGCCGTGGCATTGGCGCGGCAACTGCCACGCTTCTGGCCGAACAGAGCCGCAAGGTCGTTATTGTCGATATCGCGCCGGAACCTTTGGCGGGAACGCAAACGATCCTGTGGCCCGCTCCGTTCGATGTCGCGGGCGAAAGCGCCGTCGTCAGCGGCATCGCCGATATCGAGGCCGCGCACGGCCCGATCACGGGCCTCGTCAACGCCGCCGGCGTGTTCGGCAAGATGCACCGGATCGAGCGCGTGCGGATGGACCAATGGGACCGCGAGGTCAATATCGACCTGCGCGGCACCTTTCTGGTCGCCCGCAGCGTCGGCGTGAAGATGGCCGAGCGCCGGCATGGCGCGATCGTTAATGTTGCCTCCGTTGCAGGCATGACCTCAGGTCCGATCCATGCCTATACCGCCGCGAAGGCCGGCGTCATTCAGATCACGCAGACGCTGGCCGCCGAATGGGGCCGTAGCGGCGTCCGGGTCAACGCGGTCTCGCCCGGCTTCACGCGCACCGTCGCACTGGAGGCAGGCATCGCCTCGGGCGCGCTGAACAAGAAATGGCTTGAAGGCCCCACCGCGATGAACCGGCTGGTCGAGCCGATCGAGGTCGCACAGGCGATCGCCTGGCTGCTTTCGCCAATGAGCAGTGGCGTCACCGGAATCAACCTTCCCGTCGATGCCGGCTATATCGCCGGCACCACCTGGGCCGCCTATGGCGGCTTGCCGGAAGCGTCAGGCGCGTAA